One part of the Sphingopyxis sp. PAMC25046 genome encodes these proteins:
- a CDS encoding response regulator, with protein sequence MPRAGLSQLDIGLLGGLALLSAALLFWATGSGILAAGFVAGLAVAVGGVVLARRLFPAAVSREAAAPDWTMLRQAVNHDDVAIAVTDRAGRMVCANDLFGTWFNGFVTPPGLPLEGRGAEELKNAGRIAWRDGEGYADDIAIGPLQLRAQVTRTGQSEDYLVWRFSALERLDLVAEIVRHLDGPAGRTLGNSGVMAALVSSEGRLRVANQAFLLRALGEDEAVHYAGRDVAPMIRLDDAGALYFAREGDRATPVRLIQIPLAPADSNAPMLLALLDEEMGPTDRGTAQTYVETLLSLLPFGLAMVDRDGRFLYMNRAFVRAASLPEGKMPRYPGDIVVGEDKGPLADMIRRHSSGQQVGGDLSIRLAGQSGDPVSMRVVGVRGLGEAAVLLSLKDSSEESRLKRQVAQASKMQAVGQLAGGVAHDFNNILTAVLGACDLMLMRHTPGDSDYDDIQQIRSNANRAASLTRQLLAFSRQQTLRPQILQLPDVISEVSHLLKRLIGETVQLSVHHGRGLGAVRADPGQLEQVIINLAVNARDAMPGGGTLTIETYPVSAADVRQMGNEFMPPADYCALKVSDTGTGIPADVLPKIFEPFFTTKDVGKGTGLGLSTVYGIIKQSAGFIFADSKPGQGTSFSIYLPVHRAGGDTPAVVPPPAKPKKSQWGTGTILLVEDEDMVRAVAERALTRAGYNVVTASQGEEGLERFAKMEKVDLIISDVVMPTMDGPAMVRTMRARRPDLPVLFMSGYAEEQLRQSIDIDDVSFLPKPFSVAQLAEATSAALDDAAHRGVQ encoded by the coding sequence GTGCCCCGGGCAGGCTTGTCGCAGCTCGACATCGGATTACTCGGCGGTCTTGCGCTGCTTTCGGCGGCGCTGTTGTTCTGGGCTACGGGCAGCGGGATACTGGCCGCGGGCTTCGTGGCGGGCTTGGCCGTCGCTGTCGGCGGCGTCGTGCTCGCGCGCCGCCTGTTCCCCGCAGCGGTATCGCGCGAAGCAGCCGCGCCCGACTGGACGATGCTGCGCCAGGCGGTCAATCACGACGATGTCGCGATCGCAGTGACCGACCGCGCGGGGCGGATGGTCTGCGCGAACGACCTGTTCGGGACCTGGTTCAATGGCTTCGTGACGCCGCCGGGTCTGCCACTCGAAGGGCGCGGCGCCGAAGAGCTGAAAAATGCCGGCCGCATCGCATGGCGCGACGGCGAGGGCTATGCCGACGATATTGCGATCGGTCCGCTGCAGCTGCGCGCGCAGGTGACGCGCACGGGGCAGTCGGAGGATTATCTCGTCTGGCGCTTCTCGGCGCTCGAACGGCTCGACCTCGTCGCCGAAATCGTCCGGCATCTCGACGGTCCCGCGGGCCGCACGCTTGGTAATTCGGGGGTGATGGCGGCGCTCGTCAGCTCGGAAGGACGGCTGCGCGTCGCCAATCAGGCCTTCTTGCTTCGCGCGCTGGGCGAGGATGAGGCGGTTCATTATGCCGGCCGCGACGTCGCGCCGATGATCCGCCTCGATGATGCCGGCGCGCTCTATTTTGCGCGCGAAGGCGACCGCGCGACCCCGGTGCGCCTGATCCAGATCCCGCTCGCCCCCGCCGACAGCAACGCGCCGATGCTGCTCGCGCTGCTCGACGAGGAAATGGGGCCGACCGACCGCGGCACCGCGCAGACCTATGTCGAAACCCTGCTGTCGCTGCTGCCTTTCGGGCTCGCGATGGTCGATCGCGACGGGCGCTTCCTTTACATGAACCGCGCCTTCGTCCGCGCGGCGAGCCTGCCCGAAGGCAAGATGCCGCGCTATCCCGGCGACATCGTTGTCGGCGAGGACAAGGGGCCGCTGGCCGACATGATCCGCCGCCACAGCAGCGGGCAGCAGGTCGGCGGCGACCTGTCGATCCGCCTCGCGGGACAGAGCGGCGATCCCGTGTCGATGCGCGTCGTTGGCGTGCGCGGGCTGGGCGAAGCGGCGGTGCTCCTGAGTCTCAAGGATTCGAGCGAGGAATCGCGGCTCAAGCGCCAGGTCGCGCAGGCGTCGAAGATGCAGGCGGTCGGCCAGCTCGCGGGCGGCGTCGCGCATGATTTCAACAATATCCTGACCGCGGTGCTCGGCGCCTGCGACCTGATGCTGATGCGCCATACGCCGGGCGACAGCGATTATGACGACATCCAGCAGATCCGCAGCAACGCCAACCGTGCCGCCAGTCTGACGCGGCAATTGCTCGCCTTCTCGCGCCAGCAGACACTGCGCCCGCAAATATTGCAGCTTCCCGACGTGATTTCGGAGGTTTCACACCTCCTGAAGCGGCTGATCGGCGAGACGGTCCAGCTCTCGGTGCATCACGGCCGCGGGCTCGGCGCGGTGCGCGCGGACCCCGGGCAGCTCGAACAAGTGATCATCAACCTCGCGGTCAATGCGCGCGATGCGATGCCGGGCGGCGGGACGCTGACGATCGAAACCTATCCGGTCTCGGCCGCCGACGTGCGCCAGATGGGCAATGAATTCATGCCGCCCGCCGATTATTGCGCGCTCAAGGTCAGCGACACCGGCACGGGCATTCCCGCCGATGTGCTACCCAAGATTTTCGAACCCTTTTTCACGACGAAGGATGTCGGCAAGGGGACCGGGCTCGGGCTTTCGACCGTCTACGGGATCATCAAACAGTCGGCGGGCTTCATCTTCGCCGACAGCAAGCCGGGGCAGGGGACGAGCTTTTCGATCTATCTGCCGGTCCATCGCGCCGGCGGCGATACACCTGCGGTCGTGCCGCCGCCCGCCAAGCCGAAGAAGAGCCAGTGGGGCACCGGCACGATCCTGCTGGTCGAGGATGAGGATATGGTACGCGCCGTCGCGGAACGCGCGCTGACCCGTGCGGGTTATAATGTCGTCACCGCTTCGCAGGGCGAAGAGGGGCTCGAACGCTTTGCGAAGATGGAGAAGGTCGATTTGATCATCAGCGACGTCGTGATGCCGACGATGGACGGCCCGGCCATGGTGCGCACGATGCGCGCCAGGCGGCCCGATCTGCCGGTTCTTTTCATGTCGGGCTATGCCGAGGAGCAGTTGCGCCAGTCGATCGACATCGATGATGTCTCCTTCCTGCCCAAGCCTTTCTCGGTAGCGCAGCTTGCCGAGGCGACGTCAGCGGCGCTCGACGACGCGGCGCATCGGGGCGTCCAGTGA
- a CDS encoding response regulator, whose protein sequence is MTDDRRILLVEDDVLIGMMLADMFDALDLPEPAQATSNEEALALIASEALAGALVDINLGDEKGWPVADALAAKNIPFAFTSGGGDVIPPTHAHRKLITKPFRISDIEAALEEFEAK, encoded by the coding sequence GTGACCGATGATCGCCGCATCCTGCTCGTTGAGGACGATGTGCTGATCGGCATGATGCTTGCCGACATGTTCGATGCGCTGGATTTGCCCGAACCCGCACAGGCGACGAGCAATGAGGAAGCGCTCGCGCTGATCGCCTCGGAGGCACTCGCTGGCGCGCTCGTCGACATCAACCTTGGCGACGAAAAGGGCTGGCCTGTCGCCGATGCGCTTGCCGCAAAAAACATTCCATTCGCCTTCACCTCGGGCGGGGGGGATGTCATTCCGCCCACGCACGCGCACCGCAAGCTGATCACCAAGCCGTTCCGGATCAGCGATATCGAGGCGGCCCTCGAGGAATTCGAAGCCAAATAG
- the recA gene encoding recombinase RecA, producing the protein MAGQLSLVESGKSVNNTDRQKALDAALAQIDRAFGKGSVMKLGSKEAMQVEAISTGSLGLDIALGVGGLPRGRVIEIYGPESSGKTTLALHTLAEAQKTGGTVAFVDAEHALDPVYARKLGVNIDELIVSQPDTGEQALEIVDTLVRSNAIDVLVVDSVAALVPRAEIEGEMGDSHVGLQARLMSQSLRKLTGSISRSRCMVIFINQLRMKIGVMYGNPETTTGGNALKFYASVRLDIRRTGQIKNGDEIVGNTTRVKVVKNKVAPPFKQVEFDIMYGQGISKIGEILDIGVKAGLVEKSGAWFSYDSIRIGQGRENAKNFLTENPELRERLEAAIRGRTDEVAEEMMAGPDEEGDDDI; encoded by the coding sequence ATGGCCGGACAATTGTCACTCGTCGAATCGGGGAAATCAGTGAACAACACGGATAGGCAGAAGGCGCTTGACGCCGCGCTCGCGCAGATCGATCGCGCGTTTGGCAAGGGCTCGGTGATGAAATTGGGCTCGAAAGAAGCGATGCAGGTCGAAGCGATCTCGACGGGCTCGCTCGGCCTCGACATCGCGCTCGGCGTCGGCGGGTTGCCGCGCGGCCGCGTCATCGAAATCTACGGCCCCGAAAGCTCGGGCAAGACCACCCTCGCGCTCCACACGCTCGCCGAGGCGCAGAAGACCGGCGGCACCGTCGCGTTCGTCGACGCCGAACATGCGCTCGACCCGGTCTATGCGCGCAAGCTCGGCGTCAACATCGATGAACTCATCGTGTCGCAGCCCGACACCGGCGAACAGGCGCTCGAAATCGTCGATACGCTCGTGCGCTCGAACGCGATCGACGTGCTTGTCGTCGACTCGGTCGCCGCGCTCGTCCCGCGCGCCGAAATCGAAGGCGAAATGGGCGACAGCCACGTCGGCCTTCAGGCGCGTCTGATGTCGCAAAGCTTGCGCAAGCTCACCGGCTCGATCAGCCGCTCGCGCTGCATGGTGATCTTCATCAACCAGCTGCGCATGAAGATCGGCGTGATGTACGGCAACCCCGAAACCACGACCGGCGGCAATGCGCTCAAATTCTACGCCTCGGTCCGCCTCGACATCCGTCGCACCGGCCAGATCAAGAATGGCGACGAGATCGTCGGCAACACGACCCGCGTCAAGGTCGTCAAGAACAAGGTCGCGCCGCCGTTCAAGCAGGTCGAATTCGACATCATGTACGGGCAGGGCATTTCGAAGATCGGCGAAATACTCGACATCGGCGTCAAGGCCGGGCTGGTCGAGAAGTCGGGCGCCTGGTTCAGCTATGATTCGATCCGTATCGGGCAGGGCCGCGAAAATGCGAAGAATTTCCTGACCGAAAACCCCGAACTGCGCGAGCGGCTCGAAGCCGCGATCCGCGGCCGCACCGACGAAGTGGCCGAGGAAATGATGGCCGGCCCCGACGAAGAGGGCGACGACGACATCTGA
- the speB gene encoding agmatinase produces MDLGSDYKQPMPAIRLFGLPTDINSSFERGAAAGPAAIRAMLWSDRGNRASELGREIGVDIALTDDGDLSLTEDTAQDDAMIRRHVAYVHEDGEIPLALGGDHAVTFPLVEATAACHGPVTILHFDAHPDLYDDFAGNPRSHASPFARICESGHAKRLVQVGIRTLTNHCREQAARFGVEIVPMTDFSPDRVPVLGGPLYISIDLDGLDPSAAPGVAHPEPGGLTVRELLAVLYKQTVPIVGADIVELHPGRDVGGVTAILGAKLVRELAALIDRNGPYRP; encoded by the coding sequence GTGGACCTTGGCAGCGACTACAAGCAGCCCATGCCCGCGATCCGCCTCTTCGGCCTGCCCACCGACATCAATAGCAGCTTCGAACGCGGCGCTGCCGCCGGCCCCGCCGCGATCCGCGCCATGCTGTGGAGCGATCGCGGCAATAGGGCGAGCGAGCTCGGCCGAGAAATCGGGGTCGACATCGCCCTTACCGACGACGGCGACCTTTCGCTGACCGAGGACACGGCGCAGGACGATGCAATGATCCGCCGCCACGTCGCTTATGTGCACGAAGATGGAGAAATTCCGCTCGCCCTCGGGGGCGATCACGCCGTGACCTTTCCGCTCGTCGAAGCGACCGCCGCATGCCACGGCCCGGTGACGATCCTCCACTTCGACGCGCATCCCGATCTCTACGACGATTTCGCAGGCAACCCGCGTAGCCACGCCTCGCCCTTCGCGCGTATCTGCGAGAGCGGTCACGCGAAGCGGTTGGTGCAGGTCGGCATCCGCACCCTCACCAATCATTGCCGCGAACAGGCGGCGCGTTTCGGTGTCGAAATCGTGCCGATGACCGATTTCTCGCCCGACCGCGTTCCGGTTCTGGGCGGTCCGCTCTATATCTCGATCGACCTCGACGGCCTCGACCCGTCGGCGGCGCCCGGGGTGGCGCATCCCGAACCGGGCGGCCTGACGGTGCGCGAATTGCTCGCGGTGTTGTACAAGCAGACCGTGCCGATTGTCGGAGCGGACATCGTCGAACTTCATCCCGGTCGCGACGTCGGCGGCGTTACCGCCATCCTCGGCGCCAAACTCGTCCGCGAACTCGCGGCGCTGATCGATCGCAACGGCCCCTATCGGCCCTGA
- a CDS encoding glutathione S-transferase gives MSLIVHHLNNSRSQRILWLLEEIGAAYEIKYYDRDPVTNLAPPELVAVHPLGKSPVIEDGSRVITESGAITEYLCERHGGGHLVPERGSDDYISHLEWLHFAEGSAMTPILLRIYTARLGEAAAPLEPRIAQQLDAHFAYMESRVGENGHFIGDDLSAADIMLSFPAEIAIMQGMAPRYPKLAAFVNACHDRPAWRRAREKGGAYYGY, from the coding sequence ATGAGCCTGATCGTCCACCATCTGAATAACAGCCGCTCGCAGCGCATTCTTTGGCTGCTGGAGGAAATCGGCGCGGCATACGAGATCAAATATTACGACCGCGATCCCGTCACCAATCTCGCTCCGCCCGAGCTGGTCGCAGTGCATCCGCTCGGCAAGTCGCCGGTGATCGAGGATGGAAGTCGCGTCATCACCGAATCGGGAGCGATCACCGAATATCTCTGCGAGCGGCACGGCGGCGGGCATCTGGTTCCCGAACGCGGCAGCGACGATTATATCAGCCACCTCGAATGGCTGCACTTCGCCGAAGGGTCGGCGATGACGCCGATCCTGCTGCGTATCTACACCGCGCGGCTCGGCGAAGCCGCGGCGCCGCTCGAGCCGCGCATCGCGCAGCAGCTCGACGCGCATTTCGCCTATATGGAAAGCCGCGTCGGCGAGAATGGTCATTTTATCGGCGACGACCTGTCGGCGGCCGACATCATGCTGAGCTTCCCCGCCGAAATCGCGATTATGCAGGGCATGGCGCCGCGCTACCCCAAGCTCGCCGCCTTTGTGAACGCGTGTCACGACCGGCCGGCGTGGCGCCGGGCGCGCGAAAAGGGCGGCGCCTATTATGGCTATTGA
- the alaS gene encoding alanine--tRNA ligase, producing MISTNDIRRSFLDYFGGAGHHIEPSAPLVPYNDPTLMFVNAGMVPFKNVFTGLEKRPYSTAVSAQKCVRAGGKHNDLDNVGYTARHHTFFEMLGNFSFGDYFKEQAIHYAWTLITKTWGLAPEKLTATVYHTDDEAFDLWKKIAGLPDERIIRIATSDNFWSMGDTGPCGPCSEIFYDHGDHIWGGPPGSPEEDGDRFVEIWNLVFMQYEQMPGGERVDLPRPSIDTGMGLERVAAVMQGVHDNYDTDTFQALIAASVDLTGVPAEGGSQASHRVIADHLRASSFLVADGVLPSNEGRGYVLRRIMRRAMRHAHLLGAKDPLMHRLLPSLTAEMGAAYPELIRAQPLIAETLEREETKFRQTLDKGLKLLDEATVGMGKGDTLAGDVAFKLYDTYGFPYDLTEDALRTQDIAVDRAGFDAAMAQQKAAARAAWKGSGEKASDEIWFDLAETNGSTEFTGYTSTAGEATVIGLVKDGKPVDEVRAGDEVVVLTNQTPFYGESGGQMGDAGTIATLEGAKASVSDTGKPLGRLHTHQAKLEAGTLKVGDTVQLIVDAERRDRIRANHSATHLLHAALRNRLGGHVTQKGSLVAEDRFRFDFSHPKALSAEEIAQIEADVNAQIRGNEAVSTRLMTPDDAVAAGALALFGEKYGDEVRVLSMGAADDHHYSVELCGGTHVRALGDIALFKIVSESAVSSGVRRIEALTGEAARVWLNGRDEALKSAAAALKTSPDEVPARVAALAEQLKKAERELADAKKALAMGGGGSAAGPAVEQVGDVAFLAQVVDGLDPKELRGTVDGLKKQVGSGVAMLVAVNDGRASVAVGVTDDRTGSHSAVDLVKAAVAALGGQGGGGRPDMAQGGGPDGGAANDAVAAVKAALA from the coding sequence ATGATATCGACCAACGACATTCGCCGCTCTTTCCTCGACTATTTCGGGGGAGCGGGCCATCATATCGAACCGTCGGCGCCGCTGGTGCCGTATAACGACCCGACGCTGATGTTCGTCAACGCGGGCATGGTGCCGTTCAAGAATGTCTTCACGGGGCTCGAAAAGCGCCCATACAGCACCGCCGTGTCGGCGCAGAAGTGCGTGCGGGCGGGCGGCAAGCATAATGATCTCGACAATGTCGGCTATACCGCGCGGCACCATACTTTCTTTGAAATGCTGGGGAATTTCTCCTTCGGCGACTATTTCAAGGAACAGGCGATCCACTATGCGTGGACGCTGATCACCAAGACCTGGGGCCTCGCGCCCGAGAAGCTGACCGCAACCGTCTATCACACCGACGACGAAGCGTTCGATCTGTGGAAGAAGATCGCCGGCCTGCCCGACGAGCGGATCATCCGTATCGCAACGAGCGACAATTTCTGGTCGATGGGCGACACCGGGCCGTGCGGGCCGTGCAGCGAAATCTTCTATGACCATGGCGACCATATCTGGGGCGGTCCGCCGGGCTCGCCTGAAGAGGACGGCGATCGTTTCGTCGAGATATGGAACCTCGTGTTCATGCAATATGAGCAGATGCCGGGCGGCGAGCGCGTTGACCTGCCGCGGCCGAGCATCGACACCGGCATGGGACTCGAGCGCGTCGCCGCGGTGATGCAGGGCGTCCACGACAATTACGACACCGACACGTTCCAAGCGCTGATCGCGGCATCGGTCGACCTGACCGGCGTGCCGGCCGAAGGCGGAAGCCAAGCCAGCCACCGCGTGATCGCCGATCACCTTCGCGCGTCGAGCTTCCTCGTCGCCGACGGGGTGCTGCCGTCGAACGAAGGTCGCGGCTACGTGCTGCGCCGGATCATGCGCCGCGCGATGCGTCACGCGCATCTGCTCGGCGCGAAGGATCCGCTGATGCACCGGCTGCTGCCGTCACTGACCGCCGAGATGGGCGCCGCCTATCCCGAACTGATCCGCGCGCAACCGCTGATCGCCGAGACGCTCGAACGCGAGGAAACCAAGTTCCGCCAGACGCTCGACAAGGGGCTCAAGCTGCTCGACGAGGCGACCGTGGGCATGGGTAAGGGCGATACGCTGGCGGGCGACGTCGCGTTCAAGCTCTACGACACCTATGGTTTCCCCTATGACCTGACCGAGGACGCGCTGCGCACGCAGGATATCGCGGTCGACCGCGCGGGTTTCGACGCGGCGATGGCGCAGCAGAAGGCGGCGGCCCGCGCGGCGTGGAAGGGCAGCGGCGAGAAGGCGTCGGACGAAATCTGGTTCGACCTGGCCGAGACGAACGGTAGCACCGAATTCACCGGCTATACCTCGACCGCGGGCGAGGCGACCGTGATCGGGCTCGTCAAGGACGGCAAGCCGGTCGATGAGGTGAGGGCGGGCGACGAGGTCGTCGTGCTGACGAATCAGACGCCCTTTTATGGCGAGAGCGGCGGCCAGATGGGTGACGCGGGCACGATCGCGACGCTCGAAGGCGCAAAGGCGTCGGTGAGCGACACCGGCAAGCCGCTCGGCCGCCTGCACACGCATCAGGCGAAGCTCGAAGCCGGGACGCTGAAGGTCGGCGACACGGTGCAGCTGATCGTCGATGCCGAACGCCGCGACCGCATCCGCGCCAATCACAGCGCGACGCACCTGCTGCACGCCGCTCTCCGCAACCGGCTCGGCGGGCATGTGACGCAGAAGGGCAGCCTTGTGGCCGAGGACCGTTTCCGCTTCGACTTTTCGCACCCGAAGGCGCTGAGCGCCGAGGAGATCGCGCAGATCGAAGCCGATGTTAATGCGCAGATCCGCGGCAACGAGGCGGTGTCGACGCGGCTGATGACGCCCGACGACGCGGTTGCGGCGGGGGCGTTGGCGTTGTTCGGCGAAAAGTACGGCGATGAAGTGCGCGTGCTTTCGATGGGGGCGGCCGACGATCATCATTATTCGGTCGAGCTTTGCGGCGGGACGCACGTCCGCGCGTTGGGCGACATCGCGCTGTTCAAGATCGTCAGCGAAAGCGCGGTTTCCTCGGGCGTGCGGCGCATCGAGGCGCTGACCGGCGAGGCGGCGCGCGTCTGGCTCAACGGCCGCGACGAGGCGCTCAAAAGCGCGGCGGCGGCGCTCAAGACCTCGCCCGACGAAGTGCCCGCGCGCGTCGCGGCGCTCGCCGAGCAGCTCAAGAAGGCCGAGCGCGAGCTGGCCGATGCGAAGAAGGCGCTCGCGATGGGCGGCGGCGGTTCGGCTGCCGGGCCGGCGGTCGAGCAGGTCGGCGATGTGGCGTTTCTCGCGCAGGTAGTCGACGGGCTTGATCCTAAGGAATTGCGCGGCACGGTTGACGGCCTCAAGAAACAGGTCGGCAGCGGCGTCGCAATGCTCGTCGCGGTCAACGACGGTCGCGCCTCGGTCGCGGTCGGGGTGACCGACGACAGGACGGGCAGCCATAGCGCGGTCGATCTGGTCAAGGCGGCGGTCGCGGCGCTCGGCGGGCAGGGCGGCGGCGGCCGGCCCGACATGGCGCAGGGCGGCGGGCCCGATGGCGGCGCGGCGAACGATGCCGTGGCGGCGGTCAAAGCCGCGCTCGCCTGA
- a CDS encoding SRPBCC family protein → MKPTKKTRRTDHAERLIAAPLVDVFAAFTSADKLARWLPPEGATGAFEHCDLRAGGGFRLRLTFDDPDVETKSDDDSDVVEVHIPTLDEGRLIVWEVEFESDDPRFSGTMAMHWYLSRKGGGTLVTIDAHQVPPGISAKDHEAGLNSSLANLARILE, encoded by the coding sequence TTGAAACCCACCAAGAAGACGCGGCGCACCGATCATGCCGAACGGCTGATCGCGGCGCCGCTGGTCGACGTGTTCGCGGCCTTCACCAGCGCCGACAAGCTGGCGCGCTGGCTGCCGCCCGAGGGCGCGACGGGCGCGTTCGAGCATTGCGACCTGCGGGCGGGCGGGGGCTTTCGGCTGCGGCTCACCTTCGACGACCCGGATGTCGAGACCAAGAGCGACGACGACAGCGATGTCGTCGAAGTGCATATCCCGACACTCGACGAGGGACGCCTGATCGTTTGGGAGGTCGAATTCGAATCCGACGATCCGCGCTTTTCGGGGACGATGGCGATGCACTGGTATCTTTCGCGCAAGGGCGGCGGCACGCTGGTCACGATCGATGCGCACCAGGTGCCGCCGGGGATTTCGGCGAAGGATCACGAAGCGGGGCTCAATAGCTCGCTCGCGAATTTGGCGCGGATCTTGGAATAA
- a CDS encoding holin family protein yields MSIIEGLIGPIAKLIDKIIPDPEARDRAKLELIKLEGSQEMEAIRTRMTAIVAEANSADPWTSRARPSFLYVMYALLLWAIPMGLIAAARPEMAKGIAEGMNAYLAGLPEPLYALFGTGYLGYTAARAWGKAKGTEA; encoded by the coding sequence ATGAGCATCATCGAAGGCCTGATCGGCCCCATCGCCAAACTGATCGACAAGATCATCCCCGATCCCGAAGCGCGCGACCGCGCCAAGCTCGAACTCATCAAGCTCGAGGGCAGCCAGGAAATGGAGGCGATCCGCACCCGGATGACGGCGATCGTCGCCGAGGCGAACAGCGCCGACCCCTGGACCAGCCGCGCGCGGCCGAGCTTCCTCTACGTCATGTACGCACTCTTGCTCTGGGCGATCCCGATGGGCCTGATCGCCGCCGCGCGGCCCGAGATGGCAAAGGGCATCGCGGAGGGCATGAACGCTTATCTAGCGGGCCTCCCCGAGCCGCTCTACGCGCTCTTCGGGACGGGTTATCTTGGGTATACTGCGGCCAGGGCGTGGGGGAAAGCGAAGGGCACAGAAGCCTGA
- a CDS encoding glycosyl hydrolase 108 family protein, whose amino-acid sequence MPRPDPLASDADALIDAVIDREGRYVNHPADRGGPTCWGITEAVARAEGYAGAMRDLPRADAASIYRRLYWLRPGFDRVALRAPKIAAELFDTGVNMGTGTAAGFLQRALNALNRAARDYPDIAVDREIGPRTLSALDGFLKARGRGGETVLLRAMEALQGERYIALAERRPSQEAFLYGWLANRIGNG is encoded by the coding sequence ATGCCACGACCCGACCCCCTCGCCAGCGATGCCGACGCGTTGATCGACGCCGTCATCGACCGCGAAGGCCGCTATGTAAACCACCCCGCCGATCGCGGCGGCCCGACCTGTTGGGGAATCACCGAAGCCGTCGCGCGGGCCGAGGGCTATGCCGGCGCGATGCGCGACCTGCCGCGCGCCGATGCGGCGTCGATCTATCGCCGCCTCTATTGGCTGCGTCCCGGCTTCGACAGGGTCGCGCTGCGCGCGCCGAAGATCGCCGCCGAACTGTTCGACACCGGCGTCAACATGGGCACCGGCACCGCCGCCGGCTTCCTTCAGCGCGCGCTCAACGCGCTCAACCGCGCCGCGCGCGACTATCCCGACATCGCGGTCGACCGCGAGATCGGCCCACGTACCCTGTCGGCGCTCGACGGCTTTTTGAAGGCGCGCGGCAGGGGCGGCGAAACCGTCCTCCTCCGCGCGATGGAGGCGCTGCAGGGCGAACGCTACATCGCGCTCGCCGAACGCCGCCCGAGCCAGGAGGCCTTTCTCTATGGCTGGCTCGCGAACCGCATCGGCAACGGCTGA
- a CDS encoding NADPH:quinone oxidoreductase family protein — MRALQVRELLPDHGGAGLADLAVPVPGPDEVRVRVRAAAVNFPDLLMTSGGYQLKPDLPFVSGLEFAGEVDSVGEGVAGWVTGDAVVGGNRFGAMAEYAVVPASALRAKPGGLSWDEAAAYPVAYLTAYVALVRCARIEPGEWLLVHGAAGGVGLATVDLAKALGARVIAAASSEEKREAVSRLYSPDAVIAAGPGFRDEVKALTGGKGADVIFDPVGGDVFDESTRCIAFGGRLLVVGFASGRIPELSVNMPLIKGFSVVGVRAGEYGRRFPERGVENVAAIDALANEGKIRPHVHAALDLADWREGFAMLERRAVVGKVVLKP, encoded by the coding sequence ATGCGGGCTTTGCAGGTACGTGAATTGCTCCCCGACCATGGCGGCGCAGGGCTGGCCGATCTAGCGGTGCCGGTGCCCGGGCCCGACGAAGTGCGCGTGCGCGTGCGCGCGGCGGCGGTGAATTTCCCCGACCTGTTGATGACGTCGGGCGGCTATCAGCTGAAGCCCGATCTTCCCTTTGTGTCGGGGCTGGAATTTGCCGGCGAGGTCGACTCGGTGGGCGAGGGGGTGGCCGGCTGGGTCACGGGCGATGCGGTGGTCGGCGGCAACCGTTTTGGCGCGATGGCCGAATATGCCGTCGTTCCCGCGAGCGCGTTGCGCGCGAAGCCGGGCGGTTTGAGCTGGGACGAGGCGGCCGCCTATCCGGTGGCTTATCTGACCGCCTATGTCGCGCTCGTCCGCTGCGCGCGGATCGAGCCCGGCGAGTGGCTGCTCGTTCACGGCGCGGCGGGCGGCGTCGGGTTGGCGACGGTCGATCTGGCGAAGGCATTGGGCGCGCGCGTGATCGCGGCGGCGAGCAGCGAAGAAAAGCGCGAAGCGGTGTCGCGGCTTTATTCGCCCGATGCGGTGATCGCGGCGGGGCCGGGGTTCCGCGACGAGGTGAAGGCGCTGACCGGGGGCAAGGGCGCCGATGTGATCTTCGATCCGGTCGGCGGCGATGTCTTCGACGAATCGACGCGCTGCATCGCTTTCGGGGGACGCCTGCTTGTCGTCGGCTTTGCCTCGGGCCGGATTCCCGAGCTGTCGGTCAACATGCCGCTGATCAAGGGTTTCTCGGTCGTCGGGGTGCGCGCGGGCGAATATGGCCGGCGCTTTCCCGAGCGCGGCGTGGAGAATGTCGCGGCGATCGACGCGCTGGCGAATGAAGGAAAGATCCGGCCGCACGTCCATGCCGCGCTCGATCTTGCCGACTGGCGCGAGGGCTTTGCGATGCTCGAGCGGCGCGCGGTGGTGGGGAAGGTCGTGCTGAAACCGTGA
- a CDS encoding EF-hand domain-containing protein, whose protein sequence is MKTAIWIAASLGLALPAIAAAQPPQGGGRMFERMDANGDGKLDKAEITKMMEMRAERRGDAGLKSPEKIDAFIKRADANGDGAVDKAEMQATRKKRAAPPPTTEGDGEGEP, encoded by the coding sequence GTGAAGACAGCTATCTGGATTGCCGCTTCGCTGGGTCTGGCGCTGCCCGCCATCGCTGCCGCGCAGCCGCCGCAGGGCGGCGGGCGCATGTTCGAGCGGATGGACGCCAATGGCGACGGCAAGCTCGACAAGGCCGAAATCACCAAGATGATGGAGATGCGCGCCGAACGGCGCGGCGACGCGGGCCTGAAGAGCCCAGAAAAGATCGACGCCTTCATCAAGCGCGCTGATGCCAATGGCGATGGCGCGGTCGACAAGGCCGAAATGCAGGCCACCCGCAAGAAGCGCGCCGCGCCGCCACCGACGACGGAGGGCGACGGCGAGGGCGAGCCCTAA